One window of Pseudacidobacterium ailaaui genomic DNA carries:
- the nusG gene encoding transcription termination/antitermination protein NusG, with protein sequence MAEEIQNEATGAGTPGQLEPPANERFKWYIIHAYSGFERKVKESIESRVQAFGLQNKIGRVMIPTEPVTEIINGKKRTVERVFLPGYVLVEMDLDNDLWHVIKNTPRVTGFLGTGDSPVALSEEEVSSILFRTEVAKEKPRLKVKFEKNESVRITEGPFANFNGVVDEVNEDRETLKVMVTIFGRSTPVELEFNKVEKVV encoded by the coding sequence ATGGCGGAAGAGATCCAAAACGAAGCTACCGGGGCGGGCACTCCCGGACAACTCGAGCCACCAGCCAACGAGCGTTTCAAGTGGTACATCATCCATGCGTACTCTGGTTTTGAGCGCAAGGTGAAAGAGTCCATCGAAAGCCGTGTCCAGGCTTTTGGCCTTCAGAACAAAATTGGCCGCGTGATGATCCCGACTGAGCCGGTCACCGAAATCATTAACGGGAAAAAGCGCACGGTCGAAAGGGTGTTTCTGCCAGGATATGTTCTGGTCGAGATGGACCTCGACAATGACCTGTGGCATGTCATTAAGAACACACCCCGTGTCACTGGCTTTCTCGGAACGGGCGATAGCCCCGTAGCGCTGAGTGAGGAAGAGGTCAGTTCCATTCTTTTCCGCACAGAAGTCGCCAAAGAAAAGCCGCGGCTTAAGGTCAAGTTTGAGAAAAATGAATCGGTCCGGATTACCGAGGGTCCATTTGCCAATTTCAATGGCGTTGTGGATGAGGTCAATGAAGACCGCGAAACCCTCAAGGTAATGGTCACCATCTTCGGCCGATCCACTCCGGTTGAACTTGAGTTCAACAAGGTGGAGAAAGTGGTTTAA
- the secE gene encoding preprotein translocase subunit SecE: MAKAAALATNESGEPNRVGNYLTRATDFLKDVRNEMRKVVTPSRSEVQSTTTVVIVTVFVFAAYFYVIDSIFGNALKWLLHWLGGTQ; encoded by the coding sequence ATGGCAAAGGCAGCTGCATTGGCCACAAACGAGAGCGGCGAACCAAATCGCGTTGGGAATTATCTCACCCGGGCGACTGATTTTCTGAAAGACGTGCGCAATGAAATGCGCAAAGTGGTCACTCCTTCACGCTCTGAAGTACAATCCACGACAACCGTAGTGATTGTGACCGTGTTTGTCTTTGCCGCATACTTTTACGTGATTGATTCCATTTTTGGCAATGCCCTCAAGTGGCTGTTGCACTGGCTGGGTGGTACGCAATAA